A region from the Beduinella massiliensis genome encodes:
- a CDS encoding terminase large subunit domain-containing protein yields the protein MTRQAKERPNPIIAYWEDIEAGRVAVPQTIIKLYGGLVRDIETPRAPWVYDNDLAWHAIDFIQTYCKHSKGAAGGKPFVLELWQKAFCAALFGFVHEETRLRRFREALLEVGRKNGKSTFAAAIALYLMVADGEMGAEIYNAATKRDQAKIIWLEAKRMVRKSPVLRKRLKTLVAEIVGVGEYDGCVMKPLGADSETLDGLNVHGAIMDETHAWPGMDLYNVIVDGESAREQPVTLMTTTAGFVRGGLYDEKNQEAINSLNEIDGMRDDTLLAALYRLDAIDEWKDPACWQKANPGLGTIKRADALALKVEKAKRNPRLVANLLCKEFDMPQISAEAWLTYDEIKNDLTYALDDLRDSVAIGGCDLSATTDLTCATLMVRKPDDPVIYVLQQYFIPEKKVEELEDTPDGRPREAPYRVWAQNGLVTICRGNQVDYHAVTAWFTRMRDEYGIRPLYIGFDRALAGYWLDDMDGHGFTWMGERHPANVMEKVAQGAFTWTQPMKELGAQLAAKSVNYNRNPVTMWCLTNTVAKSRNEDGVKSIEPRKLRESQRIDGTVSLLNAWVCYLRHYDEYMQYVEMG from the coding sequence ATGACGAGGCAGGCGAAGGAGCGACCAAACCCGATCATCGCATATTGGGAGGATATCGAGGCGGGCCGCGTCGCCGTGCCACAGACGATCATCAAACTCTACGGCGGGTTGGTACGCGACATCGAGACGCCACGCGCGCCGTGGGTATATGACAACGATCTTGCGTGGCATGCCATTGATTTTATCCAGACCTATTGCAAGCACTCGAAGGGAGCGGCGGGCGGGAAGCCTTTTGTTTTAGAGCTGTGGCAGAAAGCTTTCTGCGCGGCTCTTTTTGGTTTTGTCCATGAGGAAACGAGGCTGCGCAGATTCCGCGAAGCGCTGCTTGAGGTTGGACGCAAAAATGGCAAATCCACGTTCGCGGCAGCTATCGCGCTATACCTCATGGTGGCCGATGGCGAAATGGGTGCGGAAATCTACAACGCCGCGACCAAGCGCGATCAGGCGAAGATCATTTGGCTGGAAGCCAAGCGAATGGTGCGCAAGTCGCCTGTATTACGGAAACGGCTAAAAACACTGGTCGCGGAGATCGTCGGCGTCGGAGAATACGACGGATGCGTAATGAAACCATTGGGCGCTGACAGCGAGACGCTGGACGGCCTAAACGTGCACGGAGCGATCATGGATGAGACGCACGCTTGGCCGGGCATGGACTTGTACAACGTCATCGTAGACGGCGAGAGCGCGAGAGAGCAGCCCGTTACACTCATGACCACGACGGCGGGCTTTGTGCGCGGCGGCCTCTATGACGAGAAAAACCAAGAGGCGATAAACAGCCTGAACGAGATTGACGGCATGCGGGACGACACACTGCTCGCGGCGTTGTACAGGCTGGACGCGATAGACGAATGGAAGGACCCGGCCTGCTGGCAGAAAGCGAATCCGGGCCTCGGGACGATTAAGCGCGCAGACGCGCTGGCCCTCAAAGTCGAGAAAGCCAAACGAAACCCGCGACTGGTGGCGAATCTGCTATGCAAGGAATTTGACATGCCACAGATCAGCGCGGAGGCGTGGCTGACCTACGACGAGATCAAGAACGATTTGACCTATGCCTTGGACGATCTGAGGGATTCGGTGGCAATCGGAGGATGCGATCTGTCCGCGACGACGGACCTCACATGCGCCACGCTGATGGTGCGCAAGCCCGACGATCCGGTCATCTATGTTTTGCAGCAGTATTTTATACCCGAGAAAAAGGTCGAGGAGCTTGAGGACACACCGGACGGCAGGCCGCGCGAAGCCCCTTACAGAGTTTGGGCACAAAACGGCCTCGTGACGATCTGCCGCGGGAACCAGGTGGATTATCATGCGGTAACGGCGTGGTTTACGCGCATGCGCGACGAATACGGCATAAGGCCGCTTTACATCGGATTTGACCGCGCGCTGGCGGGGTACTGGCTTGACGACATGGACGGACACGGATTTACATGGATGGGGGAGCGGCACCCGGCCAACGTCATGGAAAAAGTCGCGCAGGGAGCATTTACGTGGACGCAGCCGATGAAGGAGCTGGGCGCGCAGCTCGCGGCGAAGTCCGTGAACTACAACCGGAATCCGGTGACGATGTGGTGCCTGACAAACACGGTCGCCAAATCGCGCAACGAAGACGGAGTGAAGAGCATCGAGCCGCGCAAACTGCGCGAGAGCCAGCGCATAGACGGCACGGTCTCGCTGCTTAATGCATGGGTGTGCTACCTGCGCCACTACGACGAATACATGCAGTACGTAGAGATGGGGTGA
- a CDS encoding phage portal protein produces MGLFDKILARMTHSVTGFSFGARSVSYDRAAYEQETVRAIIDCIASHAAKADVMHVVVDKDERIRDIRRDSPYARLLNVRPNNLMTAYEMRYKLFSQLENYTTALACIRWDGVVPREIIPVNYRTAEFFKLDNGEYAVNFVDSTGTEYRAMLEDLVCLRKFYNSHDAMGDGNAALKRTLDMIEAGETSMQEAVGVSNKIRGFVKQKMTVHGSPALLKAAKEFDELYARAAKDGGFVPVGMDSDVTMLDSRNSTYALTAAQMQDIRDGLYRYFRVSEKIIKNEYDEATYKAFYEGKIEPILKLASQAFTNACFTPLEYARGNRLIFSENMLNHASTQTKVNVIQATRELGLFTTNEQRAMFGYAPVKGGDERQVSLNYIKESDQSKYQTGQAKEVNDNGESADNGTKV; encoded by the coding sequence GTGGGCCTATTCGATAAAATCCTCGCCCGGATGACGCACAGCGTCACCGGGTTTTCCTTTGGCGCGCGGTCGGTGTCATATGACCGCGCGGCGTACGAACAGGAGACGGTTCGGGCGATCATCGACTGCATTGCGAGCCACGCGGCTAAAGCCGACGTGATGCACGTGGTCGTAGACAAGGACGAGCGCATTCGCGACATCCGGCGCGACAGCCCTTACGCGAGGCTGCTGAACGTACGGCCGAATAACCTGATGACCGCATACGAAATGCGCTACAAGCTGTTTTCGCAGTTGGAGAACTACACGACTGCGCTGGCCTGCATTCGTTGGGATGGCGTAGTACCGCGCGAGATCATTCCGGTTAATTACCGGACGGCGGAATTCTTTAAGCTGGACAACGGCGAATATGCGGTGAACTTCGTGGATTCGACCGGAACGGAATACCGGGCGATGCTGGAAGACCTCGTTTGCCTGCGAAAGTTTTATAATTCGCACGATGCGATGGGGGACGGTAACGCCGCGCTCAAACGCACGTTGGACATGATCGAGGCGGGCGAAACGAGCATGCAGGAAGCGGTCGGCGTCTCGAACAAGATTCGCGGATTTGTCAAGCAGAAGATGACCGTCCACGGCTCTCCTGCCTTGCTCAAAGCCGCGAAGGAGTTCGACGAGTTGTACGCGCGGGCGGCAAAGGACGGCGGGTTCGTGCCGGTCGGCATGGACAGCGACGTGACGATGCTCGATTCACGAAACAGCACATATGCCCTGACGGCTGCGCAGATGCAGGACATACGCGACGGGCTGTACCGGTATTTCCGGGTAAGTGAAAAAATCATCAAAAACGAGTACGACGAGGCGACGTATAAGGCATTTTACGAAGGCAAAATCGAGCCGATTCTAAAACTCGCAAGCCAGGCGTTTACAAACGCCTGCTTTACGCCGCTCGAGTATGCGCGCGGGAACCGGCTGATTTTTTCGGAAAACATGCTGAACCACGCGAGCACGCAAACGAAGGTCAACGTGATTCAGGCGACCCGCGAGCTGGGGCTTTTCACGACCAACGAGCAGCGCGCGATGTTTGGGTACGCGCCGGTGAAGGGCGGAGACGAGAGACAGGTGTCGCTTAATTACATCAAGGAGAGCGACCAGAGCAAGTATCAGACCGGCCAGGCGAAGGAGGTGAATGACAATGGAGAGAGCGCAGACAATGGAACGAAGGTTTGA
- a CDS encoding HK97 family phage prohead protease — MERAQTMERRFEAQARMLGDAGAQVPVIEGLAARCESPTILAEWSEHGVKYTIRETICRGAFGECDMSDVIFNYNHAGRVFARNRNGTLELRADDEGLHMRATLRTDDPEHMRLHADVENGYIRGMSFRFRIAEEERNISEDENAVTIDYRIKKIGVVHDVSAVDIPAYGDTEIEARRRDAMTAIRANERDIERAKIMSLL; from the coding sequence ATGGAGAGAGCGCAGACAATGGAACGAAGGTTTGAAGCGCAGGCGCGGATGCTGGGCGACGCGGGCGCGCAGGTACCGGTCATTGAGGGGCTGGCCGCGCGCTGCGAATCCCCGACCATTCTGGCCGAGTGGTCGGAGCACGGTGTGAAATACACGATCCGGGAGACGATTTGCCGCGGGGCGTTTGGCGAATGCGACATGTCGGACGTGATTTTCAACTACAACCACGCGGGCAGGGTGTTTGCGCGCAACCGCAACGGCACGTTGGAGCTGCGAGCGGACGACGAGGGATTGCACATGCGTGCAACACTGCGCACGGATGACCCGGAGCATATGCGGCTGCACGCGGACGTTGAAAACGGGTACATTCGCGGAATGTCGTTTCGATTCCGCATCGCAGAGGAAGAAAGAAACATTTCGGAGGACGAAAACGCGGTTACGATTGACTACCGCATCAAGAAAATCGGCGTGGTGCATGACGTGAGCGCCGTTGACATCCCGGCCTACGGCGACACGGAGATCGAAGCGCGGCGCAGGGACGCCATGACCGCGATTCGCGCAAACGAGCGGGACATCGAGCGGGCGAAAATCATGAGCCTGCTGTGA